In Lates calcarifer isolate ASB-BC8 linkage group LG21, TLL_Latcal_v3, whole genome shotgun sequence, the sequence AACCTCACTCCACACACAGTAAGGgtaaaaaaactgatttaagaCCTCCTGTTTTCCTATagtgcatttacattttaagtaaCAGCTAACTAACATTATATCTATGTTTCCAACCAAGCTGCTGCATCAGCAATTGTAGTTGTCAAAAGATCTTGAAAATGCATTCAAAAATTAGGTTGAGGTCAGGAAGGatgggttgggggggggggttcaatTTGACCACCATGCGCACAATATGTATGTAAGCACAGAGTAAGTATGAATCAAATGTGGTGGTGGATTGTCTGGTCTTAAGTTTGTGTACAAACCTAAGTATACCAGTGCCTGGGGGCATTGCCTTAATCTACAAATTTTCAATGTAACCTTAAAACTGAGAATTACTTTTTAACTCTTTTGAGGCTCTTGTATTGAAACCATCTCCATCAGCTAATCAGCTATAGATTAGTTTGTCCAGGGTATAAAGAGTTAACAGGAAATTGCTAATGCTGGTAAGAATGCAATTTTGTAGTGTACACgtaaaaacatttacataaccAAACAAACATTATTCTAAACAGTATATCTGTGTCATCATATATTTTGTGGTATTCTGAAGTagtgtgtggagtttgcacGTTTCTTTCTGTTGCttcagtttcctcccacagtccaaacacatttCTGGTACATGTGAATATGAAGTGTTAATGTGGTTATAGATTGCTGACCAGCAACCTGTCCCTTAAAACTCAGAATAGCATAAACAGTTTAGAAATACATGGATGAATATATTCCaacataaaacttaaaacatgatacttataaataataaaatgatgcaactttggtaagaaaataaattcacaaTTCACATGAATCTGCTGAGATGTTTAATTTATTCTGAATATCTTAAAGATCTTATGCTTAATTTCTTTTGTCctaaaacagtaaacaaaaggATTAACAAGAGATGGGCCGAGGGCGGCCCCGATTATTAAACCATGGCGTGCTTCTAGAGTTAATACCACACCTAACCTGGTCAAGACAACAAGGGTAAATAATGGACAGTAATAACATGTTACCACAATCAAGTGACTCAAACAAGTGCTGcccattttctttttatcattatttgatGATAATTTCACAAAATATATGATCCCAATGTAGGATaggcaaataaaaatgaaagtgaaaaataaaagaaaaaatttTATGACAGTAACCAGATTGAAATAGTAATTAGGGTCGACACAAGTGGTGCGCATTACAGCAGCATAGTCACAGAAAGTGTACTTAAGTGTTGAGTGGCAGTGAGGGAGAGGAATCAGAGTTGCAGGCAAAACAGCTACAAAACCACAGGCAACAAGCCACAGGACATATGTAAGGACAAGAGTACGTCCATTTGTTAAATAACTATGGTACTGAAAAGGATAACTGATAGCAACCAATCGATCAAATGCCATAACTGCTAAAGCAAACATTTCCATCACCCCTCCCAAGTGGAAAGCAAACATCTGAATAAAACAGGATACATAGGATATGGTATTAACACCAGCAACTAGAACGCCA encodes:
- the LOC108876004 gene encoding olfactory receptor 4D11-like; translated protein: MPLQNGSVTVTEFIIGGFDTTERPVVVGVALLITYTLAVLANMVNILFIIYDKRLHKPMYLLICNLAVVDIMYISSASPTMIGVLVAGVNTISYVSCFIQMFAFHLGGVMEMFALAVMAFDRLVAISYPFQYHSYLTNGRTLVLTYVLWLVACGFVAVLPATLIPLPHCHSTLKYTFCDYAAVMRTTCVDPNYYFNLVTVIKFFLLFFTFIFICLSYIGIIYFVKLSSNNDKKKMGSTCLSHLIVVTCYYCPLFTLVVLTRLGVVLTLEARHGLIIGAALGPSLVNPFVYCFRTKEIKHKIFKIFRIN